The DNA sequence GACGGAGAAAAGATTGAACGTTTGCAAGCCCCTCAAGATCTGATATTGAACTGTTGATTCGATACTCAAGCACTGCCAAATACGCTTGTGATAATGTGCGTACGGACTCATCCGCGAACAATCCCTCGAACTCTGGAAAATCAGTAAAGAGAGCCTTGGCATGTTGATCAAACATTAATCACTCCTAACCCATACTTGCATAAAACCTCATCCCTTCACAAATGACATCAAATACTTCTTTTGCGTTTTGAACTGAAAATGGAACAAGACATTTATTCGAAACGGGTACTGAGAGATTTCCTATTGATGGTCGTTTTCGAGTCCAGTTCTTCGTGTGAGTTTCATCGAAACAAACAAATGGTATATAACTGCGTTCATTTCTCCAAAAACTACCGGCAATTTGGCTTTGCTCAGATTCAGGTAGAGCGGATCGCATTTGAACTACAGCTGCTCGAATCTCGATATCCCTCTTATTGCTGTCGACCTCTCTAAGTTTTCTGGATGCATCAGAAACACCTTCGGATGGATTGTCAAAGTAAGCTTTGCACTCTCCTGCGGATATTCCAATAGCAGTTGACCGATAGATCGCGATTAAATCCAATCCATGGTCATGTACATCATGCTTCACACTAGTCTTGACTAAGATTTTTCCCATAGGATGATATTCCTGATTATTATCAGATAGATGTATCAGCATGTGGCTGATTGCTTCCCACATCCAAGGATTACGTTCCATTGTTTTGAAATTATCGTCAACATCAGCATTACCAACTACAGATGTGACATCGTTGAGAAGATCACGTTCAAAATATTCCTCATCAAAGAGTGCTTGGCGGATGCTAAGATTAGCCTCGATGGACTGTGAAATACAAGAAACAAGATAAACCGCAGTTGCTGCGAGCGAATCTTTATGAATAAAATTTGTCACTTCTAAAACAGAATGTGTTTTGCACTCTGAATGTGAAATCAAAAGAATACTATTCAAAGCGGCCAGAGCGTTACCTACATCCGCAGGAATATTCTTGGGGCCAGCGTACGCAGCTCTGATATCTTTCTTAATAGACATGAATCAATCCACATTTAAAGCAACCAATTGAATTCATAACCTTGTATCTTTTAGTAATACTGTCGAATGTACCCATAAGCTCGATCGAACAGTTCCTGGTCGCCGTGTAGTTTGAAATCGAGCAGGACTCTGCGGAGTGCCTTTTTGACTTCTCGCTCGCCACCGGAAGTGCTTTGCCAGCCGTCGAAGCGGACGATTCTTACGATCTCGTCTATCTTGTCGACAATGCGTTCCACGATGATCGGCGTTTCTTCGTTTTTGACTTCCTGGAATAGTTCCGTCAATGCTGCTTTCGCTTTGGCCTGTTCATCAGCGGGTTCTATTTTCTGTTCTGCTTCAACGACTTCACGCGCCAACTGCAGCAGTTTCTTAAGGAAGGCTTTGCTGTCGTCCAAACCTTTTTCATGCCGCTCTCTGAGTTTTTCCAGGCGTTCTCCCAGTTCGACAAACTTGGGATCGCCAGCGTGTTTCCGAAGTCGGGCGATCAGTTGCATCGCCACCCGCCTGGCTTTGGCCCCGGCATCCTGAACGGCGTCGATCACATCCGCGTCCATGATCAATGTCTCGAGGTCGTCGTGGACGGCATCCAGATGCGTATGCTCGTGGATCAGTTCAATGGTTTTCGCACCTAAAGCATGCCAGAGCAGCTTGCCGTTGCCGCTCGCTGGTTTCACCGATTCATAAACCTGAGTCAGCCAGCGATAATCCGCAGTGTAGGGATTCAAACAGGCATCGGGTGAGAGGGCCTCCCAGAGCCGCGACAACAGAGAATACTCCGCGGCGAACTCATCCCGTTTTTCATTGTTCGGGAGACAATCCTGAGCCAGCATTAAGCCTTCGTATCCTTCCAGGCTGCGATCAACCTCCGGAAAGAAACTCAAGCAGGCCTGCAAGCGAACCGGCAATTCCTTTTTGAGCTCGTCCAAGTTGGAGATGACCAGCTGCACCGCTTTCTCGTCGAAGGTTAATGCCTGGGCGACGTCATCAAAGATCCCAATGTAATCCACAATCAATCCGTGGGTTTTATCCTTCAGGACACGGTTTGTTCTACAGATGGCCTGCAGCAGGTTGTGATCCTTCATTGGCTTATCCAGGTAGAGTACCTGCAGGATCGGTGCATCAAATCCGGTCAACAGTTTGGACGTAACGATAAGCAGCTTCAGTGGGTCATTCGGGTTGCGAAATCGATCCAGCAGCTTTTCTTCCTCATCGCGGTCCCGCTTGTATTTCTGATATTCGTCCTCTCCCTGCGTGACCGACATCACGACTTCCGACAGTTCCGGATCGCCGGTAATTTCGTCGATCATTTTTTTGTAGAGGTCACAGCACTCCCGGTCGAAGGCGACAATCATCCCCTTGAAGCCATTGGGGTCGATCTTCGATTCAAAGTGATGAAAAATATGTTCGCAGATCCCCCTCACTCGTTCCGGCGATTTCACCAGGGCAGCCATTTTTGCCGCCCTCTTGGACAGGTCATCCCGATCCTGTTCACTCAGGTCGCCGGTGATCTGTTTAAAGGCTTCATCGATGGCTGTCTGGGCGATGTGCAGTTTGACATCGGGTGCTTCGAAATGTAGAGGCAGGGTCGCCCCGTCCCGAATCGAATCCTGGAAGGAATAACGCGTCATGTAGCCCTGATCGTCTTCATCAGCACCAAACGCATAAAACGTGTTTTTATCGGCCCGGTTGATGGGGGTCCCGGTCAGGCCAAACAGAAACGCGTTCGGCAGTGCCTGGCGCATGGCGCGTCCCAGGTTGCCTTCCTGCGTCCGATGGGCTTCGTCGACCAGGGCGATGATATTACTGCGATCATTCAAAACACCATCAACCTCACCAAACTTGTGGATCGTGGTGATGATCACTTTGCGGAGATCCTGAGCCAGCATCGTCTGCAGGGCTTCACGACTCTCTGCTTTGATCAGATTGGGAATGTCGGCAGCATTGAAGGTGGCTGAGATTTGCGTATCCAGGTCGATACGGTCGACGATAATCAACACGGTGGGATTTCCCAGTTGCGGGTGCATCCGTAATTTCTGAGCGGTAAAGACCATCAACAGTGATTTCCCGGACCCCTGAAAATGCCAGATCAGACCTTTTTTGATGCGACCTTCGACAACACGGTCAACAATTAAGTTCGTCGCTTCATACTGCTGATACCGGCAGATAATCTTGATCCGTCGATGCTCCTTGTCTGTCGCAAAGATCGTAAAGTTCTGCAGGATATCGAGCACGACTTCGGGATGGAGCATACTGGCAATACTCTGCCTGACATCATCCAGGGTCCCTTCGCTGTGATGTTCCTCGTCCCGCCAGGGCCCCCATTTGGTGAGAGGCATGCGGATGGAACCATAGCGAAACAGTTTGCCCTCGGTCGCAAAGCTGAACAGATTGGGAACGAACATCGCCGGCACACTCTGTTCGTAGTCATCGTGAATCTGACTGGCGCCATCCACCCAGCTCACCGCAGGCCGAACCGGCGTTTTTGCTTCCCCAATCACCAGCGGCAGCCCGTTGACCAGCAGGACGATATCAAACCGCTTTTCCAGCTGGCCCACTTTATATGTCCACTGATTGCAGATAATCAGCTCATTGTTTTCGGGATGTTCAAAATCGATCAGGCGGACCGTGGTATGCTCCCCATTCGGACCAAAGGGGAGCGTTTTGTTGCCGAGCAGCCATTCGACCAGAGCTTCATTCGACCGCACCAGGCCATCATTTTGCACCGCCAGCAGAATCGCCCGCAGTTTGTAGAGGACTTCATCCGCCCGATCCGGCTGCTCTGCGATTTCAGGATTCAGTTTGATGAGTGCTGCCCGTAGGGATGAATCAACGAAGACATCAGAAGTATTTCGGAGCAGAGAGGGACCTGGAATATACTGCCAGCCGTTCTGCAGGCAGGCATCTAAAACCATCTGTTCGACTGAGTTGGCTTCATTGAACATGGTAACTACCTAATAAATGCTTACAAAGCGTTTTAGAAAGCCTCTGTAAGTATTCCAAGTTCGACTGTATTGCCTTGCACTTTTTGTCAACGCATCGAACCTGTGCAACCGCTTCTCGCTGAGTATTCAGCCTCGGTACTCGGATCGGTAGTTTACGTTGAGCCTTGATACCTACGTAAGCTCTAGTTGATTGGGATGACCATTGTTTTAGTGTCCGTTGGATGAAACATGACTGTAACGAATAATAGAGGAAGTCTCTTTGAATTTGATCTTCGTCTAGCACTCGATAGTATGTCACTTGCGGAGTTAACATGATGTAATCAGTTTTTAATTCAGGGACTATGGCAACTTCCCCAACGGTACCTTTGTGTGTTAGTAGCACATCCCCAGGGTAAGCAAAACCTATGCGTAAAGTATCCCCAAGTTGTTTCTCGATGAACTTGCAACCAATCAAATCGACTGCGCTATTTCGTACATTATTAGCCATTATGAATGGGATGCCAGCTTCCACGAAGCTTGCCGCTTTGGGATGAGACTCCCCATGGTTTCCATCCTGAGGTTGGGCGATTGCTCCGTCTTTGACGAGTGCTTCTATTGTTGTTTTCCTCCATTCATCATCAGTCGGCTCTGAAGGCTGGATGACTTGATCAATCAAAGCAGCTCGTAAGGCAAATGTATCTGACAACACTTTTTCATAGGATTGAATTGCCATATCGCCTGTACGCAAGATTTCAGCAATCCGCTGCTGCTCATCTTTCGGCGGGAGTGGGAACTTGTACGCAGCGATATCTCTCCATCTTACATGTGGATTTGTTGAACCGATCGCCATCGACTGGGCGTAATCCCAAAAGTTATCGGTTCGAAAAACAAACGGAAGAAAATGACTGTAGATCTTTTCATTTGGCTCTAGAGTCAATGTCTTCTCTCCACATATACCATCGAACTCTGCAAAGGCGATCCGACGTAAATGGGGATTTCGCGTGGGGAATAGTACCTGACCTTGACGAAACACTTTGTAAAATGTTGGGGGTAAATCTCCGTTCTCAATATTTCCCCAACGAGAAATATGTAAACACTCGGGGTCAAGATGTTCGACTTTAATAAATCGTTCAAATCCAGCTGCTGCTGGTTCTCTCTCCAGCTCTTGTTTATGAACGACAACATCACCCAAACGTACTGTCAACCAATCTTTATTGTTCACTTCGTCACTTGAGTTATTCATTGCTTGCCGCTCCCTTTCAACTGTACGAGAAGGTCATTCATCGAATCACGAAGATGTACGGAGCTTGATTGCCAGGATTGGATCGCTTCTTCAATACTTTTCGACTTAGCTACAGTATTTGAATCTTCTGAAAGGGACGGTCTTGCAGATACATAAAGAGGCAATCGCAGGTCGCTTTCGTTTTGCTGGATTTCCTTCAGTGTGACGACTGATGCAAAGTTCGGTATGTCCACAAAGCAATCGTAAGCATCACGGATTTTTGAGATATGCTCGGAGAGTAAGAAACTCTGTGCTCTCTCGCGGCTAACTTCATTCTTCGCATCAATAAACAAAACCTTCTTCCGTCGCAAACGCGGTTTATTCGTTCTGCAAATGACGACCGTTGCAGGCATTGTCGAGTTATAGAACAAATCTTTACCAATCCCAATGACAGCCTCCACTACATCACTCGCGACTAGTTTCTGTCGCATCTTACGTTCTGAATCTCGAAACAACACACCGTGTGGAAACAGAATCGCACATCGACCATTCTTTGGCGTGAGACTGCAAATGATATGTTGCCAAAAGGCATAGTCGGCACAGTTTTGCGGTGGAGTACCATAAACAGAACGTCCCCAAGGATCAGCACTGAAGGCGGCGCGGTCCCATTGTTTGATCGAATACGGGGGATTGGCCAGACAGAGATCAAACTGTTGCAACTGATCTCCGGTGACGAATTTGGGATCGGAGAGCGTATCTCCTCGGACGATCTGGAAATCTTCAATGCCGTGCAGAAAACAGTTCATCCGGGCGATGGCGGAGGTCATCAGGTTCCGTTCCTGACCAAAGAGCTTGAGTGTCCGCCATTCTTTTTTATGCTGTTTGAGATAGGCCATACACGAGAGCAGCATGCCCCCACTGCCGCAGGTGGGATCGTAGATCGATTCGCCTGGCTTGGGTTTCAATAGCTCGGTCATCAGATGCACGACCGTCCTGTTCGTGTAGAACTCGGCAGCCGTGTGCCCGGAATCGTCGGCGAATTTCTTGATCAGATACTCGTAGCCGACACCCAGTTCATCTTCAGGACAGTTGGCAACAGAGAGCGTGAGTTTACTGAAGTGCTCAATCAGTTCTTTCAGAGTATGATCGGGCAGACGGTCTTTGTTCGTCCACTGCGCGTCGCCGAAGATGCCATACAGCTTCTCCGGGTTAGCAGTTTCAATTTCCCGCATGGCGTCCTGGATCGCCTTGCCCACGTTTTTACTGACCTGACGGATCTGGTTCCAGTGAGCGGTTTCCGGGATCTGAAAGCGGTGGTTCTCGGGAAAGAGCGCATAGTCTTCATCGCCGTCCGATTCTTCCAGCGCCTGTGCGACTTCTTCGTCATAGACATCACACAGACGCTTATAAAACAGCAGCGGAAAGATGAACTGTTTGTAGTCGCCCGCATCAATATACCCCCGCAGCAGCACCGCAGCGCCCCAGAGATAGCTTTCAAGTTGGGATTGGGTGATGCGTTTTGTCATCCTTGCTCCCCATTTGCTTTTGTGAGGCTAATTCCAGCTTCTCCAGCTAAATTAACCCCTCCCCCAATTTCCCCAATCTCGTGACTTTTTTCTGCTTCTGAGACCGGCATCTTTTCAATTTCTTTGATGTTTATATATTTACCGACATAATCACTTATTTTTTTATATGAATCTGAATTTGAAAATGTGCGGTCTTCTTTCACAGTCCATGTATTCTGATTTAGTTTTACACTAAACGAGTCTAGCCGGGTCAAAATACAGCAATAAAAACTTTCAAGTTCGATGTCGAAAATCGGTTCTAATATTAGATTTGTGCAAACGTATCTGACCTTAAGATCGCTCAATCGAGGGTTTATAAATTTAAGTATTCCATCAGTTTCGTCTGCTAATTTAATATAACCATTCGTATCCCAGCGACCATAATCTAACATTGGTGAGAGCCATGCACGTTCAATATTCTTCTTTTTATTTCTTATTGAAAGATAGTCTTTTGGTTGCCCAAGATAGACGTGTAATAGATACCGTCCACTATTGGTTTTAGTAGTGTCATCTTTTGAGCATTCGATAGGAACTAACGTCATCAAGCGTATAAGATCAGCGAGTAAACCAGCTGTGTTCTGCATTTGCGCACTTGTAGTAGTCCGGAAGAATTTTGCTTCCAACCAATTATTATGTCGCCAACCATAGGAAGATAATGCATGAGACGCTGTTCGAAATCCTTCTAAACTTAGATGTAAATCTGCTCTTAAGTGTCTTTCTTTTCCTGCTTGCATCTTCCAGAAATCACTTTTGCGGTAAAGCCGTTCCTGTTGCAATGCCGCTAAAGGTGAATTTATATTACAGGCATTGAGCTGCTGTAATAACGCCAAAGAAAGTGCGCCAACGATCCCTCCTTCATAGCCTTGAGTAGGAAACCGGCTACCAGTCAAAATCTCTGGTAACTTCATAAAAGCTTGTTCAATTATCATGTATTATTCCTATGTTGATAACTAAGAACATTTTTCTATGTCATGTTTCACACTATTGTCATTACAGTTGCTGGTTGAACAATTTGTCCTGCAGGCGGCTCAGGAGTTGTTCCAAATTGTGGATCGAGATAAAAATCTCTACCGCATGGGCAATGAACAGGGTTTTGGTTCCTACCACCAACACCACGATAAACAAACAGTATCGGATGGTCACAATTAGGGCATACCCATGCTACATTGTTGCCTAGAGCCATTGCATTTGTTAGTTGGTTCTGGTGTTGAAACTGACATCCGGTAAGAGTCCAGCCCATTATTTGTTTTCCTTTGCTAAACCATATTCTTGAAGTAAAGCAATCAAATTGTTTTCTGCTTTATAAGCTTCTTCTAAACTCGTCTTCAGATTTGCCAGTGCCTCTTCCACAGTAATCGTCTCTTCCTCAACCACCGGTTCTACATAGCGGGGTATATTCAGGTTCCAGTCGTTTTCCTTGATTTCATCCAGTGAGACGAGGCGAGCGGCGCCTTCGACGTCTTTATGATCTTTGTACCACTGGTAGATTTTGTCGACGTGTTCGGGGAGCAGTTCGTTCTGGGCACGTCCTTTTTTGAACTCTTTCGAAGCGTCGATGATCAATACTTTTTTGCGGTGCTTTGCGGGTTTCTTATTCCGAAAGACCATGATGCAGGCGGCGAGTCCGGTGCCATAGAACAGGTTCGGCCCCAGGCCGATGACGGCATCGAGAATATCCATGCCGAGCAGCTTCTGTCGGATCTTGCCTTCCGCCCCCATACGGAACAGAGCCCCGTGAGGCAGGACGACCGCCATGCGGCCTGTTTTCGCTACCATGGATTTGATCATGTGCTGTACCCAGGCGTAGTCCCCGCTTTTGGCGGGGGGCATTCCTGCGAAGTTGCGTCCGTAGGCGTCACTGGTCCAGACCTCTTCGCCCCATTTTTCGAGAGAGAACGGGGGATTGGCAATCACACAGTTGTAGGTGGCCAGATTGTCTCCCGTGTGAAAAGCCGGGTGGCGGAGTGTGTCTCCGCGAATGACTTCGAAATCTTCCACGCCGTGCAGGAACAGGTTCATGCGGGCGATGGCGGAGGTGGTCAGGTTTTTCTCCTGGCCATAAAGTTTGCCCCAGAGTGTCTTGATGTTGCCGCCCGCCTCGCGCACATGGTGGATGGCTTCAATCAGCATGCCCCCGGTACCACAGGCCGGATCGTAGATGGTTTCTCCCTCACGCGGGTCCAGAATGCGAACCATCAGGTTGACAACACTGCGGGGAGTATAGAACTCGCCTGCTTTCTTGTTCGTGGCATCGGCGAATTTCTTGATCAGGTATTCATAAGCCTGGCCCAAAATATCTGCCCGCGCCGATTTGTTTCCCAGCGGCAGTCTGGAGAAATGCTCTAACAGATCGCGTAACAGCGCGTCGGAAAGCCGATCTTTGTTCGTCCATTGGGCATCCCCAAAGATCCCGTAGAGCGTGTCTGGATTGGCCTTCTCGATCTCACGCATGGCACGGGAGAGTGCTTTGCCGACATTGGATGTTTTTTTACGTACGTCTTCCCAGTGACAGTCTTCCGGGATCTGAAAGCGATGGTTTTCGGGGAAGAGTGCGTACTGACGATCGCCGTCTGATTCTTCGAGTGCCTCAGCGAGTTCTTCGTCGTAGACATCAGAAATGCGTTTAAAGAACAGCAGGGGAAAAATGAACGTTTTGAAGTCCGCAGCGTCAACCGGGCCGCGGAGGATGTTGGCCGATTCCCAGAGATGATTGGCAAGCTGGTTTAGTTCAAGGGATTCCTGGTGGCTCATCAGCTGTGGTAACTAACTTTTGCTTAACCACTGAACCACCATAAGCCCATTTTGAAAAGGAACTTAGGCCGGAGCAGTGCAGTGGAAAGAAGGATGCAGATAGCAACTTACAGAAAGTGTGCAGATAGTGAACAGCCTACCAAAGTCGATGGGAAATGGCAATCTGCCGGGGAGATTTCAGGTCCCTCAGACCGTGCGGCGTGGCTGCCCCAATTTCCCAGTATTCAAAAATGAACAACCAGTATCGCTAAATTCTGGCCCAAAATGCGGCATATGAATTGAGTACTTCGATTTAGCTTTCAGAGTTTCCGTTTTTTAATGCTCTGGGTGAAACCGCACCACAACTCTGAGGCTCAGTGATAAAGATGTGTGTGAAGTTCCCCAGATTGAAATCACAACTTTTCAATCACTTCAGTAATAACCGTTTTTACGATCACTTACATCATAGCCGAGACCTTCCAGGATTCGTGAAGCTTCGTCATACAGGCTCCAGACCTTTTCTCCGCATCGCTCTCTAAGTTCATCCTTTGTGATAGAGGCCAATTCGTCCGTATCCGAGATTTTGGCTCGTTCGAAAGCGATACGTGCTTTTGAAGTCAGATCGAGTTCCGAAATAAGAGTATTCTGCGGTGGGGGAACATGATGGATTGATGGAGCGGGCAGGTTGGGTGCGAGAGGACACAGCTCAACCGCATACCACTGGGCCCATTCACGCCATTTTTGAAACTGTTCATTATCATATTCAAGACGTCCACAATCCACTGCCTCATCCAGGGCATTCAAATACTTCTGGATTCTTTGTGATTTGGACCAGCTGTCTACACAGGAATCAAGATTCTCGCGTCGTTCTATTTCCTTTTGGGAAAACTCTTTTCGTGATTGACGAATTACAGCGGCTTGTTTCTCTTGGCGTTCCTTACATTCCCTATCGAGTCGCCGAACACGGAGGTCATCGAGCCAGACAACCAATTGCAACGCCACCTTTCCCAGTACATCTTCAAGACGTTGCTTCTTTCCATCCGACCAGGTTCTACGGAGCCCATCTCCCCATGAGTCAATATTGAAGGTCAGTTTTCCAGTCGCTTCATATTGGTAGCTATAACGATTTGGGATTTCGTGCCGACGTGTCTGCTCCGTCAGACAGAGTTCTACTGTGTCTTCGCCACGCGAAAATCTGGTTCCCGGATTTCCAGCAGACACTGTTCCGCCAGTCGATTCCCAATACTTGATTAAAGCATCCACCAGACGTAAGGCTCGCGTGAGTGATTTCTTTGAAACCGTGATCCCCAGACATTCTTCGCCATGTACGGATTGCAATCCGCGATCCCTGTATCCCGGTTCCGCGTTTCTCAGCTTCTGTCTGGAGAGAGCAACCAGTTCGTGAGGGCGGACCAGTTTTTCATTTACTTTAATAACCGGTGCTGGGCCAGAACTGGTTGCTGGTTTATCAAATTGCCTGCGGAACAGTCGTATTTCCAGGAGATCTTCTTCATCGATCTGGGATAGTTCAGTCTGGGGCGATGGTTTTCCAAATTCGATCTTCGCCCAATGTCCGATTGGAGGCGTTGGGATCTGATGCTTACGGCAAATCTTTTTGAGCCCCACATCTGACAGTCCAAACTGGGGAGCAAGCTTCGACATGGGCTCAGACCAGACTCGCTCGTAAAGTTGCTCTCTTGTCAATTTAATAGAGTCTTCGCTCATGAAAAGCCCC is a window from the Gimesia benthica genome containing:
- a CDS encoding type I restriction-modification system subunit M, whose protein sequence is MTKRITQSQLESYLWGAAVLLRGYIDAGDYKQFIFPLLFYKRLCDVYDEEVAQALEESDGDEDYALFPENHRFQIPETAHWNQIRQVSKNVGKAIQDAMREIETANPEKLYGIFGDAQWTNKDRLPDHTLKELIEHFSKLTLSVANCPEDELGVGYEYLIKKFADDSGHTAAEFYTNRTVVHLMTELLKPKPGESIYDPTCGSGGMLLSCMAYLKQHKKEWRTLKLFGQERNLMTSAIARMNCFLHGIEDFQIVRGDTLSDPKFVTGDQLQQFDLCLANPPYSIKQWDRAAFSADPWGRSVYGTPPQNCADYAFWQHIICSLTPKNGRCAILFPHGVLFRDSERKMRQKLVASDVVEAVIGIGKDLFYNSTMPATVVICRTNKPRLRRKKVLFIDAKNEVSRERAQSFLLSEHISKIRDAYDCFVDIPNFASVVTLKEIQQNESDLRLPLYVSARPSLSEDSNTVAKSKSIEEAIQSWQSSSVHLRDSMNDLLVQLKGSGKQ
- a CDS encoding type I restriction endonuclease subunit R, whose product is MFNEANSVEQMVLDACLQNGWQYIPGPSLLRNTSDVFVDSSLRAALIKLNPEIAEQPDRADEVLYKLRAILLAVQNDGLVRSNEALVEWLLGNKTLPFGPNGEHTTVRLIDFEHPENNELIICNQWTYKVGQLEKRFDIVLLVNGLPLVIGEAKTPVRPAVSWVDGASQIHDDYEQSVPAMFVPNLFSFATEGKLFRYGSIRMPLTKWGPWRDEEHHSEGTLDDVRQSIASMLHPEVVLDILQNFTIFATDKEHRRIKIICRYQQYEATNLIVDRVVEGRIKKGLIWHFQGSGKSLLMVFTAQKLRMHPQLGNPTVLIIVDRIDLDTQISATFNAADIPNLIKAESREALQTMLAQDLRKVIITTIHKFGEVDGVLNDRSNIIALVDEAHRTQEGNLGRAMRQALPNAFLFGLTGTPINRADKNTFYAFGADEDDQGYMTRYSFQDSIRDGATLPLHFEAPDVKLHIAQTAIDEAFKQITGDLSEQDRDDLSKRAAKMAALVKSPERVRGICEHIFHHFESKIDPNGFKGMIVAFDRECCDLYKKMIDEITGDPELSEVVMSVTQGEDEYQKYKRDRDEEEKLLDRFRNPNDPLKLLIVTSKLLTGFDAPILQVLYLDKPMKDHNLLQAICRTNRVLKDKTHGLIVDYIGIFDDVAQALTFDEKAVQLVISNLDELKKELPVRLQACLSFFPEVDRSLEGYEGLMLAQDCLPNNEKRDEFAAEYSLLSRLWEALSPDACLNPYTADYRWLTQVYESVKPASGNGKLLWHALGAKTIELIHEHTHLDAVHDDLETLIMDADVIDAVQDAGAKARRVAMQLIARLRKHAGDPKFVELGERLEKLRERHEKGLDDSKAFLKKLLQLAREVVEAEQKIEPADEQAKAKAALTELFQEVKNEETPIIVERIVDKIDEIVRIVRFDGWQSTSGGEREVKKALRRVLLDFKLHGDQELFDRAYGYIRQYY
- a CDS encoding type I restriction-modification system subunit M, which codes for MSHQESLELNQLANHLWESANILRGPVDAADFKTFIFPLLFFKRISDVYDEELAEALEESDGDRQYALFPENHRFQIPEDCHWEDVRKKTSNVGKALSRAMREIEKANPDTLYGIFGDAQWTNKDRLSDALLRDLLEHFSRLPLGNKSARADILGQAYEYLIKKFADATNKKAGEFYTPRSVVNLMVRILDPREGETIYDPACGTGGMLIEAIHHVREAGGNIKTLWGKLYGQEKNLTTSAIARMNLFLHGVEDFEVIRGDTLRHPAFHTGDNLATYNCVIANPPFSLEKWGEEVWTSDAYGRNFAGMPPAKSGDYAWVQHMIKSMVAKTGRMAVVLPHGALFRMGAEGKIRQKLLGMDILDAVIGLGPNLFYGTGLAACIMVFRNKKPAKHRKKVLIIDASKEFKKGRAQNELLPEHVDKIYQWYKDHKDVEGAARLVSLDEIKENDWNLNIPRYVEPVVEEETITVEEALANLKTSLEEAYKAENNLIALLQEYGLAKENK
- a CDS encoding restriction endonuclease subunit S; amino-acid sequence: MNNSSDEVNNKDWLTVRLGDVVVHKQELEREPAAAGFERFIKVEHLDPECLHISRWGNIENGDLPPTFYKVFRQGQVLFPTRNPHLRRIAFAEFDGICGEKTLTLEPNEKIYSHFLPFVFRTDNFWDYAQSMAIGSTNPHVRWRDIAAYKFPLPPKDEQQRIAEILRTGDMAIQSYEKVLSDTFALRAALIDQVIQPSEPTDDEWRKTTIEALVKDGAIAQPQDGNHGESHPKAASFVEAGIPFIMANNVRNSAVDLIGCKFIEKQLGDTLRIGFAYPGDVLLTHKGTVGEVAIVPELKTDYIMLTPQVTYYRVLDEDQIQRDFLYYSLQSCFIQRTLKQWSSQSTRAYVGIKAQRKLPIRVPRLNTQREAVAQVRCVDKKCKAIQSNLEYLQRLSKTLCKHLLGSYHVQ